Proteins co-encoded in one Alphaproteobacteria bacterium genomic window:
- a CDS encoding asparaginase: protein MNLAANSSKTLVVVMGGTIDAFYNPEHGTPHTVPVPDGPEKSCIPDALKKLGIADACEVWTYCMKDSKKITKADLDGIVKRVENEGYNKVVVVHGTDTMPNSGLYLQDALKDTDARVVITGSMYPLRDAQGQWRGLDAQAEPVLTNVIPRDVDGQIDYARACDGWVNLKQAISDVQNPDLKAGVYIRVRPESVELGDGPWHASMLSKYVITDAPGTQVGTVQRSGFVVRSAPATAQEISFNF, encoded by the coding sequence ATGAATCTCGCAGCGAATAGCTCCAAAACCCTTGTCGTCGTTATGGGCGGAACGATTGATGCGTTCTATAATCCCGAACACGGGACGCCGCATACCGTGCCAGTGCCTGATGGCCCTGAAAAATCCTGCATTCCAGATGCGCTAAAGAAGCTAGGAATTGCCGATGCGTGTGAGGTTTGGACCTATTGCATGAAGGACAGTAAAAAAATCACGAAGGCGGATCTTGATGGGATTGTTAAGCGTGTTGAGAATGAGGGCTACAATAAGGTTGTGGTTGTCCACGGGACCGATACCATGCCTAACTCTGGACTGTATTTGCAAGATGCGCTTAAAGATACGGATGCACGCGTAGTGATTACTGGATCAATGTACCCATTGCGTGATGCGCAAGGCCAGTGGCGTGGGTTGGATGCACAGGCAGAACCTGTGCTTACCAACGTCATCCCACGCGATGTGGACGGCCAGATTGATTATGCCCGCGCTTGCGATGGCTGGGTGAATTTAAAGCAGGCGATAAGCGATGTTCAAAACCCTGACCTTAAGGCGGGTGTCTATATTCGGGTTCGACCCGAATCGGTTGAGTTGGGGGATGGCCCATGGCATGCTTCGATGCTCAGTAAGTATGTTATTACGGACGCTCCAGGCACACAGGTTGGCACGGTCCAGCGTTCTGGTTTTGTGGTGCGTTCTGCACCCGCTACGGCACAGGAAATCAGCTTCAATTTTTAG